tatattaaaatggaaaacaaatggattttgtaataatattttacaaattaccGTTTTCACTgtggttttgatcaaataaatgcagcttcgttagaataagagacttatttcaaaaacataaaaaaaaaaatccggaaATTTTCACTAGTATATGGATATTTCTCTGTAAAGAATGGAATCAAAACAGACCCTATTACTTCCTTCACTCATTTATTGTAAAGTGCACCATTCATGTGCAGTGTTTTGTTCATAATTTTTCATTCACAATCTTTCAGTCATGCAGCCATGGCAGCCTCCCGGGCGTCCAGCGTGGCCCCGTTTCCCACTCCCAGTGCTGGCCCAACCACTCAGCCAGCTCGACCTAATGAACCTGCAGCCCCTATGGGGCCCAACCCTGCCCCCGAGGACCGCCCTGCCAACCCAAACATCCAGATGAACGCTCAGGGAGGAGCCATGTTGAACGACGATGAGCTCAACCGAGACTGGCTGGACTGGATGTACACAGTGTCACGTGCTGCCATTCTGCTCAGCATCGTCTATTTCTATTCCTCTTTTGGCCGCTTTGTTGTGGTGATCGGTGCCATGCTGCTGGTTTATCTGTAGGTTGTGTACTAAATAGAAGTTTCCTGATAAGCAGAAGTTGACTTGTAGGAAGTTGAACATTGTTTTTGCGCTTCATTGGCTCTGTTTGTGTACTCCAGGCACCAGGCTGGCTGGTTTCCCTTTAGAGCAGACCTGCAGAATCCAGGAGCTGGAGAAGGCCCACAAGACGAGGCTGAGCAAAATCAGGATATGCAAGAGATGGTTAGTTATAGAGGTCAACTTTTGCCGATATTGTTGCAGATATCTAGAAAGCGAGATATACTGACAGAACAGAATAGTTTGGACACACTGGACTGAATTTGTTTTCCATGATCTTAAAAATGTGTTGCCCTAGaagattaaatgtaaattgtgtCCATGTATGAATTCTCTTTAAACtaaaggtatttttttatttattaatttaggtcTCAATACATAAAttgtaggtttttatttttaagatttgtcaGTTCATCTTAAATGTGGAAAATAGAGATGATAATGTGTTCAGTctgtttaaactttttaaattcacatatgtacatataatacaCTGATGTAATTttctgtttgcatttattttagattatttttggtttaatgtttttctaaatcttaggcatttatttgtgcaaaacagtcaaaacagtaatcttatgaaatattacaattttaacttttttcaatgttaatatattttaaaactgaatttattccattgatgcatattttttttttagttccttTGGAAAGTTAAATACCAGTataacaccatttatttgaaatatgaaattagaaacattctaaaaatgtttttactatcagttttgatcaatttgatcCATCCTTGCTCAATCAAGTATTCCTTTCTTTCAGATAAATcttaaaacttttgaacagtagtgtatattactgaataaaacatttaaaaacattataaaaaatagaaaatgctGATTATATACTGTTAGGACTGTTAGGTGACTGTTAGGGAGTTTAAAATTGACATACTTCACAATTATCAGCTGATACCAATAATCTTAAAATGGTCATACATCGTCCTAAAACTAATTCTTTAAAACTATTACACATCTTTCTCAAATGAGTGTTTTATTTGgtatttacaataaacaaactTACCAAtctctttttcactctctctctctctctctgtaggagCGTATGATGGATGAGGGGATGGAGGATGATGAGGGGGACAGCGGAGAGGAGGGTCCTGAAGATCCCATGAACACAGACCCGCATCAGCCGGGCTTCCTGTCGGCCGCTTGGTCGTTCATCAGCACTTTCTTCACCTCCCTCATCCCTGAGGGACCTCCACAAGCTGCCAACTGAACTCGGATGTCTCCACATCATCTGTGGacagtgtagagtaaaaacaaaattataataaaacacaaaaaagtacaaaatgGTCTGCCAGTCCTGGCAAGTCTGTAATGCTGCTTCAATGGTGTTCAGTTTTACCCCTACGCCATTGCCTAATGCTTTTTTTCTCGCCTTTGTCAATAAGTCGGGGTGAGGTTTCATGGATGTGCTGTCCATGTTGTTATgaaagactttcttttttttctcaagacTGGTTGATAAACACATAAGACCATAAGACTTAGTGAATCATGGCGTTACTTTAGTGCACAACTATTTTTCTCTTCCttgtgtgtaaataaatagtaaatatttacaGATATGAATATATGCATCTCATTGAAATAAGGTGTGTTTTTGAATAAAATCAGGTTTTGGTTTCTTATCGTAATAAGTGGTTTTGATTTCAGCTGATCCACTGATACACCACTAGTGGGCgccacgataaaaaaaaaatacatctaaattgcAGATTTCAAAGAAGCTTCTTTCCAATGATTAATACTTTTTCTTACTCcattaaatgttacttttatatacgtatatatacgtttctatatatatatatatatatatatatatatattgttaaaaaaagatcGAAAATTAAAGTATGATATTTTCAAgaaaattttacaaatattttcaagAAATCATAATGTTATCTTTAAAAATATGATGTATTCTACATGCttatattataatgtacagtatatatataacgtATATGTGACAACATTTAAAATAGATGGAAGTAGTGATGCAGCAAGTAATTCGGCCAATATTTGTTTATCTCTCTctagaaagagagagtgagattatatatagattatatataatttatttatataaattttttttataaatcaagaAATAAAGACAACCTATTTCATAATTACATATATTGcacaaactattttgtacaattaTTGTTCCTTAGGGAAGAATTTCTTACTGATCTCATATACTTGCATGGCATTGGTAAGAGTGTATGTATATGCCACCTGAATGCAACAAAATCCCTTTTTACATTCTGAAATAAAAGCTGTCATCTGCATTCCGCAGCTACAGCCCTCCTTCAGCTCAAATAAAGACACTGAGGTGAGATGGAGACAAAGTAGACCATCATGCACTTCAGTGCCTTCAGAAAACCTCTAATCAAATGAAGATGGATTTTGTATGGTTCATTGTAACaacacaattaattatgcatgacAGAGACATTTATTGGGCTCATTTCACCCGGACTCCACTAAGTAACTGGACAAATTGGATTATAGTCCCTCTTCCCAAGGTAGGACAACTCTTATCAGGAGAACAGATCTCTGTCCGACAGACCATGATTTCATCATGACTCCATCCTTTGTTGGACAGACCTAGACGAATGTAGCTGTTGAAATTATTTCGCTTGAATTAAGTGGATTTCTGCAGGAATACAAGAAAGGGATAAAAACAATGTGATTGATAACTGCACAAATTAGaggagactggggctagttgtcacaaagACCGTTTCTGAGTAAGAAGGTTTACTTCAAATGTGGTTTTTGTATGTGGTTTTCAAATAACAAGACAAAATGATaaacaaatattcataaataaataaataatggtaaatttaaaaatatgatatcattttataatatttattgattGGACAAAGAGAAGAAAATCACTCTTTCATTCACCAAGTCTAGGACaggtaaatatgtgtgtgtgtatgtgtgtattacagattcaggaataaataaattatattttcacaaaaggtaaaaataaataaaatgtgtttatccTGGACAATAATgctacaaatattaaaaactaatgtaaatgtaaaatgcagtttttgtagCTTAAAGTTGGCTtatgaaataacataaaaattaaagtaaaaagaaaaattacaaaatagCCTAAGTCTCCACAGTTCTAGCAATTTACATATGATACTTCCATTAAATGTAAGCCTATACAAATTCTATCCGCTATTAAGTGAGAAATAGCAGCGTGTGAGAAGGTGCTCAaagttttcaagaaaaaaaaagtgtttagttTGATTCAGAAATTGAATCTAGCATTTAATTATGCATGTATTCTTCAAATAAAAGTAAGTGAGGCATCTATAAAACTATGGTTGACCACTGTTTAATAGAGGCAATAAAGAACGTGGACTCTATTGACAGGGATGTGGGTTAACCTTAATTCACTGACAAAGACAGCCGACAGTTTTCCATTCCTGCCCATATCATTGAAATGTGCTCCTTTTGTCTTAGGGACAAATTAAAGAATCATGgcgggaagaagaaaaaaagcatgcaaaactGAATGAAATTACATAGGATTTAGCCTGCAGTCCTTGCTGTGTAAATGACACTCTTATTTCTTAAAATGGACTCcctggtgaactgttcctttcaaTTTATTTCTCCATAGCTCACGGCCTCAGACCGCCCTTCTGCTATCTCTTTAATCCAATCACCCTCTCACTGGatgttatttatttgcttatttatttcttttcaaaGGATGGAACTGATTTTTATCAGAGGGTAGAAGTGCCTTTTGTTCCTGGTGAAACGGTGACTAACGACCTGCTATCGATTTGTTGGTTTGTCCATGATAGTGATGGCTGTGTGAAAGAGAAGCCATCTTTATATTTAGAATTATGCTACAGATATACCTCAGACATTTCCTGCCCTGCAGCATCCTGCCAAACAAATAACGCACGcggaataataaatgataattacTGTCACCTCTGTGTATGATTAGTCAGAAACAGGCAGATAATTGTTGGGGATTTAGCTAGCAAATCCATTTATTTGAActccatttatttaaatgcactgtttaaaaaaataaaataaaaacatggaccAGAGAAAGATTCAGATGTGAAAGAAAATTGGGTTTTGGTTGGTAGTACAAATTGTGATCtttttaaaaatagataaataatatacgaaaaatgtatatgatatgtatattaacttttttaaacaatTCCATAGAATTAAAAAGATTGTAAAGCataattttcaattaaaatttaatttgttatataattttTGGAAATACAATTTAGTATTTGACTATTTATTCAATGCTGTTTCAGTATGAACTCTGGAATACAGTTctctataatatatttttttatgtatgtgtgtatgtatatatatgtgtgtgtgtatatatatatatatatatatatatatatatatatatgtatacattatatatttttagacataTATTTCTTTGTAAGCATTTATGGAATTCTTTaaaaatttctgaatgaaaattgtTTCAGTGCATCAACTGTGTTATGCATATTTTGTAGAGCTAATCACATTATGCTGAAGCGAGATGTGCAACTCTCCAAGGCTTCAAAGAGTTTATAATTATAGAAATCAAtcattcacaattattttatgaatgaaaaCATACATGCATAGAAATAGTTCTCTCTCTGACTCTCTGCTTGAATTAGTTTAAAATGTACACAATCTGCTCCCTGAAAAGAGAATTTGAGGTGTTTCATTAATCTATTGAAGAAAaagatttaataatttaataattgcatGCGTTTATATTGGTTGCACATCAGGTCCTTTAAATGCTTTCACTTTATtgtaaatagttaaattaaaaaaagtatataagaaAAAGAATATAAATCTTTTTCAATATATAGATATAATTTGATGCTTAAATTAATGTTCCTCACATAGACAATGCACAAGTCgaacgtttgtttgttttttttttgttgttttttactctTTGTCAGTTCATTGCAACtttttgtactgtaaataaaacacaaacatagattaattaaaatatcctatactctttaaaataaatgttccaaaaaggctccccaaagaacctttcagtcaaCTGCTCCATTGTTCCAAACAACCTTCTTTTTTTTagcatgaagaacattttaataatctacaaaatgtctttaaagaacattttgtggaatggaaaggtttcatggatgttaaatgttcttcatggCGCAATACATATCaattggaaactttttttttaagagtgtattatttatattgtagTTATTTAATACAATAATGCAAACATAAAAATCAAACTCTCACAACATTATTTTGGGgtgatatatatttcatttttgtttacaaATAACATCTATCATTGCTTCAAATATTACATTAGCCATATCTTTTTTCAtagctgaaataaatatattgcaCTTAAAAAAGGCATCAAAACAAAAATGGTCAGTTGTCTCCTTATGAGTAAGATACATCTGAtacagaaatacacacaaaaaaggaaTAAAGAGAAAACATTTGCTAATATATTGCAACTACATAACTGTTTGTACAGTCTGTTCATAACAAATCAAAGGCTTGAAATGGTGGGCACATTTTTTTATCAGCTTTACTCTAGACAAAACATTTAATCTGAATAAAACACCCTCAACCCTAAAAAGCATTGTGTGACTTTGTGTTTTTACGCTTGTCTTTTCTGTTCAAATttgaagaataaataaaaaccagCATCATTAAGTTCCTCacacttacacagacacacacacacacacacaccagttccTCTTCATCTGGCTATTACAGCAAGCGCTGTTTCTCTGTGATTTGGTTTCAGGATGTTGATGAATTGTTGTCGATGTGATTGTACAAATAGGAACGCTTCAGCCACAAATCACCCAATTTCCCTCGTTCACCTGGGGAAGACGAGACTACTATTTAAAAGTTAGCCCATTATTTAAAGGTGTAGACTTCCTGCAAGCTGGCTGTCGACAAGCCGCCTCGAGT
The nucleotide sequence above comes from Carassius gibelio isolate Cgi1373 ecotype wild population from Czech Republic chromosome B16, carGib1.2-hapl.c, whole genome shotgun sequence. Encoded proteins:
- the herpud2 gene encoding homocysteine-responsive endoplasmic reticulum-resident ubiquitin-like domain member 2 protein, with translation MEQGTFDSPVTLVIKAPNQKYDDQTINCFLNWTVEKLKKHISKVYPSKPSSKDQRLVYSGRLLQDHLQLRDVLRKQDEYHMVHLVCASQSPPSSPTSSSPVSTTDSSSSMSNSTSPSSSSSTPSQETPANSDGLRHRGNPTQTHGLNPAPTGVMQRPEGMPLPWQGGPAAGFPAHPMYMPMQMFWWQQMYARHYYMQYHAAMAASRASSVAPFPTPSAGPTTQPARPNEPAAPMGPNPAPEDRPANPNIQMNAQGGAMLNDDELNRDWLDWMYTVSRAAILLSIVYFYSSFGRFVVVIGAMLLVYLHQAGWFPFRADLQNPGAGEGPQDEAEQNQDMQEMERMMDEGMEDDEGDSGEEGPEDPMNTDPHQPGFLSAAWSFISTFFTSLIPEGPPQAAN